CAGGTGAGGGCAAGTGGAACCTTGACCTCGAGGGCATTGAACCGGTGTTGAGCATGGACGAGGTCTCCACGGAGACCACCGAGATCTTGTTGCCGTGCTTTGAGGACCCCCAGGGTACCGGTTCCATCCTGCGCCGGGGTGTGCCCAGCAAACTTGTGGATGGCCACCTGGTCACCACTGTGTACGACCTGATGCTGGCCCAGTACGGCGTGGGCCGGCCGGGCCTGCCAGGGGACTGGGCCGCGGACTACAACGACGCCTCCACCCCTTACACCCCGGCCTGGCAGGAAGAGGTCACCTCCGTCCCGGCGCAGGCGTGCATCCGGATCGCTCGCGAATTTGCCCGCAACGCCGAGCAGTCCAAGGGCCGCTCCATGATCATCATGGGCGCTGGCATCTGCCAGTGGTTCCACGGCGACACCACGTACCGGGCCATCCTGGCCCTGGTCATGCTGACCGGGTGCATGGGCCGCAACGGTGGCGGCTGGGCCCACTATGTGGGCCAGGAGAAATGCCGCCCCGTCACCGGCTGGGTGTCCCTGGCCAACGCCCTGGACTGGTCGCGCCCGCCCCGGACCATGATCGGAACCGGCTACTGGTACATGCACACCGACCAGTGGCGCCAGGACGGCTACTCCGCCGACGCGCTCAAGTCCCCGCTTTCCACCGGCCACCTGGACGGCATGCACACGGCCGACGCCCTGGCCCAGTCCGTGCGGCTGGGCTGGATGCCGTTCTATCCGCAATTCGACACCAACCCGCTTGATTTGGCCGACGCTGCCATCGCCGCGGTGGCTGCCGGCGAGGCGGTGGATGAGAAGACCTGGGTGGCGCAGTCACTTATGAACCGCACCGTGAACCCGGCCATCGAAGACATTGACGCCCCGGAAAACTGGCCGCGCACGTTGGTGCTGTGGCGTTCAAACCTGTTTGGCTCCTCCGCCAAGGGCAACGAGTACTTCCTGCGGAACCTGCTCGGCACGCACAACAACGTCATGGGGCAGGACAACCACGAATCCCTCAAACCCCAGGACGTGAAATGGCATGAACGGGGCCCGGAAGGGAAACTGGACTTCCTTGCCTCCGCGGACTTCCGCATGACCAGCACCACCTTGCTCTCAGACGTGGTCTTCCCCGCCGCAACCTGGTACGAGAAGCACGATCTGTCATCCACCGACATGCACCCGTTTGTGCACGCCTTCACGCCGGCTATTGACCCGCCCTGGGAGACCAAGACCGACTTTGAGATGTTCACGCTGCTGGCCGAGGAGTTCTCGCGCCAATCGGAAAAGCATCTGGGCACCCGCAAGGACCTGGTCAGCGTCCCGCTGATCCACGACACCGTAGGGCAGATCGCCCAGCCGGGCGGGGTGGTCCGCGACTGGCGTGAGGACGGCATTGACGGGGTGCCGGGGCAGAACATGCCCAACTTCATCGTGGTGGAGCGCGACTATACAGCCATCGCCCACAAGCTCGCCGCCGTCGGACCTCTGGCGGACAAGCTCGGGTTCACCGTCAAGGACGTGAACTACAAACTGGACAAGGCCCTCACCCACCTGGGCAAGGTCAACGGCGTCATGATGGGCGGCACGGCGCACGGGCGCCCGGCCATCGACACGGACGCCAAATTCGCTGAGGCGATCCTCGCCTTCTCCGGCACCACCAACGGCCAACTCGCCGTCAGCGGGTTCAAGGAATTGGAGAAGCGCACCGGTGTCAAGATGGTGGACCTGGCCGAGGGCAGCGAGGAAAAACACATTACCTTCGCCATGACCCAGGCCGGCCCGGTGCCGGTGATCACCTCCCCGGAATGGTCAGGTTCGGAGACCGGCGGGCGGCGCTACGCCCCGTTCACGCAAAATATTGAGCGGCTCAAGCCCTTCCACACACTGACCGGGCGCATGCATTTCTTCCTGGACCACGACTGGATCATCGACATTGGCGAGGCGCTTCCCATCTACCGCCCACCCCTGGACATGCACAAGCTCTTTGGGGAACCCAAGCTGGGCCCGAACGGGGACAAGGAAATTGTGGTGCGCTACCTGACCCCACACTCCAAGTGGTCCATCCACTCCGAGTACCAGGACAACCTGCTCATGCTCTCGCTCTCCCGTGGCGGGCCCACCGTCTGGATGAGCCCCCAGGACGCTGCCTCCATCGAGGTGAAGGACAACGAATGGGTTGAGTGTGTGAATACGAACGGCGTGTTTGTGGGCAGGGCCGTGGTCAGCCACCGCATGCCCGAAGGCGTCGCCTACATTTACCACGCCCAGGAACGCACCATCGACGTGCCCAAGTCCGAGGCCACCGGCCGGCGCGGGGGCATCCACAACTCCGTCACCCGTTTGCTCGTGAAACCCTCTCACCTCATTGGCGGGTACGCGCAGCTGACGTACGCGTTCAACTATCTTGGCCCCACAGGAAACCAGCGAGACAACGTTTCCACCATCCGCCGTCGTTCCCAGGAGGTGCAGTACTAATGCGTGTAATGGCTCAAATGGGCATGGTCATGAACTTGGACAAGTGTATTGGCTGCCACACGTGCTCGGTCACGTGCAAGCAGGCATGGACCAACCGGGCAGGGGTGGAATACGTCTGGTTTAACAACGTGGAGACCCGCCCCGGACAGGGTTACCCTCGCCGCTACGAGGACCAGGAGAAATGGAAGGGCGGCTGGGAGCTGAACAAGCGCGGCCGCCTGAAGCTCAAGGCCGGCGGGCGCGTGAAGAAGCTGTTCGGCCTCTTCGCCACCCCCCTCCAGCCCGAGCTCAAGGACTACTACGAGCCCTGGACCTACGACTACAAGACCCTGATCGACGCACCCCTGGGTGACGACTTTCCGGTGGCCCGCCCCAAGTCCCTGATCACGGGCAAGGACACGAAGATCACGTGGAGCGCCAACTGGGACGACGACTTGGGCGGCACCTCCGAACTGGGCCACCTGGACCCGATCGTGGAGAAGGTGCGCCGCGAGTCCGAGGACAAGATCAAGTTTGAGTTTGAGCAGACGTTCATGTTCTATCTGCCGCGCATTTGCGAGCACTGCCTGAACCCCTCCTGCATGGCCTCCTGCCCCTCCGGCGCCATTTACAAGCGCGTCGAGGACGGGATTGTGCTAGTGGACCAGGACCAGTGCCGAGGCTGGCGCCAGTGCATGACCGGCTGCCCGTACAAGAAGATCTACTTCAACCACAAGACCGGCAAGGCCGAGAAGTGCACCTTCTGCTACCCGCGGATCGAGGTGGGCCTGCCCACCGTGTGTTCGGAGACCTGTGTGGGCCGGCTGCGCTACCTTGGCCTGTTCTTGTACGACGCCGACGCCGTCACCGCCGCAGCGTCGGTCACCGATCCGCAGGACCTTTACCAGGCACAGATGGACGTCCTGCTGGACCCCAACGATCCCGAAGTCATGGCCGAGGCCCGCAAACAAGGAATTGCCGAGGACTGGATTGTGGCGGCCCAAAAGTCGCCCGTGTACGCGCTGACCAAGGTGTACAAGCTGGCCCTGCCGCTGCACCCGGAGTACCGGACCATGCCTATGGTCTGGTACATCCCCCCGCTGTCCCCCGTGGTCGACTTGTTGCGTGAGCAAGGGCACGACGCCGAAAACCAGGACGTGCTCTTTGGCGCCATTGACGCTTTACGCATCCCGGTTGAATACCTGGCCGAACTGTTCACCGCCGGGGACACGGAACTGGTCACCGGGGTGCTACACAAGCTTGCCGCCATGCGCGCCTACATGCGTGATATCTCCTTGGGCAAGGACCCTGACGAGTCCATCCCCGCCTCTGTGGGCATGGACGGCGCCACCATGTATGAGATGTACCGGCTCATGGCGATCGCCAAGTATGACGAACGCTATGTGATCCCCAAAGCCCACGCCGAGCAGGCGCACGACCTGGAGGAAATGGGCTGTTCCCTGGACTTCGACGGCGGACCCGGCATGGGCGCCATGGGCAACTCCCCCTTTGGGGAGGCCAGCGGACGGCCCGTCCCCGTGGCCGTGGAGACGTTCAACGCGCTCAAGGACCGCCAGACCTCCGATTCGGTGGCCGGCGCCGACACACTCCGCGGACGGGTGAACCTGCTGAACTGGGACGGCAACGGGGCACCGGCCGGACTGTTCCCGCAGCACCACGCCACGGCGGCCGGCGTTGACACCGCCGAAGGAGGGTCGGGGGCATGAGCCGCCGGACCCAGGTGATGTACCTGGCCGCCGGGTGGTGCTTGTCCTACCCCGACGCCGAACTGGTGGCCCGGGTACCGATGATCCGTGCCGCGCTCTCCGAGTTCCCCAAGACGCTCCCACCCTTCGCCGCAGTGCTCCACTACCTGGAAACCACGCCTTTATTGGAGGCCCAGGGCCAGTATGTGCGCGAATTTGACTTGGGAAAGCGTCACGCCCTGCACCTGTCCTACTGGACCGACGGGGACACGCGCCGCCGCGGGGAGGTGTTGGGCGCCTTTAAGAACGTGTACCGCGGCAGCGGCGCCTTGGTGGACACCCACGGTGAACTTCCGGACTACCTGCCCATGGTGCTGGAGTATGCTGCCACGGTTGATTTGGCCCGCGGACAGGAACTCCTGCAGCAATACCGGCCCAGCCTGGAACTGATCAAGTTTGGGCTGCAACGGGACAACCTGGTGCACAGCGACATTGTGGCGGCCCTGTGCACCACCTTGCCGGGCGCCTCTCCTGCCGATGAACAAGCTGTCATGCGGATGGCCGGCTACGGCCCGCCCACCGAATCCGTGGGGCTTGACCCGTACGATCCTCGGTTGTTGCCCTTGAAAGGAGCATGAGCATGGACATCTTATTGTGGGGCGTGCTGCCCTACGTCATGGTGGTGGTCCTGGTGGGCGGCTCCATCTGGCGCTACAAGTACGACCAGTTCGGGTGGACAACCAGGTCCTCTCAGCTGTATGAGTCCAGGCTGCTGCGGATCGGTTCGCCCCTGTTTCACTTTGGCCTGCTCGCGGTGATTGCCGGGCACTTCTTTGGTTTGGTGATTCCCAAGTCCTGGACCGAGGCGGTGGGTATGACCGAAAGCCTCTACCACTTCAACGCGCTTTTTGTGGGCACCATCGCCGGGGTGGGGACACTGGCCGGCATCGCCTTGCTGATCTACCGTCGCCGCAAGACCGGGCCGGTGTTCATGGCAACCACCAAGAACGACAAACTCATGTACGTGGTGTTGCTGGCCGCCATCCTCTTTGGCCTGTGGACCACGCTGGCCAGCGTGTTCTTCGACGAACACGGGGTGACGTACCGCGACACCGTCTCGCCCTGGTTCCGCTCACTGTTCATCTTCCAACCGGACGTTGCCGCCATGGCCGCTGCGCCGACGTCATTCCACATCCACACGCTGGTGGGGATGCTGCTGTTCACGATCTGGCCGTTCACCCGGCTGGTGCACGCTTTCACGGCCCCCCTGCACTACCTGTTCCGCCCATACATCGTGTACCGCTCACGGGACAAAGGGGCCAGCGTCGCACCACGCGACGGCTGGTCCGACGTGGGCACGCGCGACCGCGACACCACCAAACGCTAGACCCAACGTTCCAGGCCCCGCGCATTCCCGCGCCAGTCCTACAGGAGAGACCATGGCACAAAACAAATCCGCAGTTGCACCGGCGCCGCCGCCCCTGAAGGGCCAGGCGTTGAACCTAACCCTGGCCACCGTGGCGTCGGTCGTGGGGTTCTGGGCCTGGAACGTGGTTGCCACGCTCAGCACGCACTACGCAACCACCATGCACCTCAGTGCCGGGACCATGGGCATCCTGGTGGCCATGCCCATCTTCGTCGGCTCGCTGGGACGGATCGTGGTCGGTGCCATGACGGACAGGCACGGCGGCCGGGCACTGTTCACCTTCGTGCTGGTCGCCACCATTCCCCCCGTCTTGCTCGTGGCGTTGGGAGGGTCCCTGAACTCCTTTGCCCTGGTCCTGGCGGCCGGCTTCCTGCTGGGTGTGGCTGGCACGGTGTTTGCCGTTGGCATCCCGTTCGTCAGCGCCTGGTACCCGCCCTCGCGGCGCGGCTTTGCCACCGGCGTCTTTGGTGCCGGAATGGGCGGGACTGCGCTGGCCGCGTTCCTTAACCCGCGGATGGTCAAATCGATCGGCTACGTGCCAACCCACCTGATCATTGCCGGGGTGCTGGCCGTCATGGCGGTGCTGGTGTGGACCTTCATGAAGAACGCCCCGGACTGGAAGCCCAGCACCGAGCCGGTGGTGCCCAAACTACTGGAGGCTTCCAAGCTCGCAGTCACCTGGAAGATGTGTTTTTTGTACGCCGTGGTGTTTGGCGGCTTTGTCTCCTTCGCCACCTACCTGCCCACATACTTGCGGGACGTGTACGCGTTCGACCCGTCGTCGGCAGGTGCCCGAACCGCAGGCTTTGCTATTGCCGCGGTGATTGCCCGGCCCATCGGTGGGGTCCTGGCGGACAAGATCGGCTCCAAACCCGTTGTTCTGGTCTCCTTGGCCGGCGTCGCCGTTTTGGGCTGGCTCGTGGCCCTGGAACCGGCGGCAGACGTCCAGGCGGGCCCCATCTTTGTGGCCATGGCCGCAGCCCTGGGCCTGGGCACCGGCGGCGTGTTTGCGTGGGTGGGCGCCCTGGCCCCGGACGGGAAAGTGGGCATCGTCAGCGGCATTGTCAGCGCCGCGGGAGGC
This region of Arthrobacter alpinus genomic DNA includes:
- the narJ gene encoding nitrate reductase molybdenum cofactor assembly chaperone, giving the protein MSRRTQVMYLAAGWCLSYPDAELVARVPMIRAALSEFPKTLPPFAAVLHYLETTPLLEAQGQYVREFDLGKRHALHLSYWTDGDTRRRGEVLGAFKNVYRGSGALVDTHGELPDYLPMVLEYAATVDLARGQELLQQYRPSLELIKFGLQRDNLVHSDIVAALCTTLPGASPADEQAVMRMAGYGPPTESVGLDPYDPRLLPLKGA
- a CDS encoding nitrate reductase subunit alpha; the encoded protein is MSAETIAAGVDGPASDAMLKLGRFFTKWDESEDSRAVFREGGRSGDIFYRDRWSHDKVVRSTHGVNCTGSCSWKIYVKDGIITWESQQTDYPSVGPDSPEYEPRGCPRGAAFSWYTYSPTRVRFPYARGVLVEMYREAKSRLNDPVLAFAEVTGDPEKRKRYQNARGKGGLVRTSWAEAIEIAAAAHVNTIKTYGPDRVAGFSPIPAMSMVSHAIGTRFVQLIGGVMTSFYDWYADLPVASPQVFGDQTDVPESGDWWDATYLMMWGSNVPVTRTPDAHWMTEVRYRGTKVIAISPDYADNTKFADEWLPAAAGTDAALAMGMGHVTLKEFFVDRKVPFFQDYVRQFTDLPFLIRLEKRDDGTYSPSKFLTASFVPGQEGVEDAAFKTMLFDKVTGRAIVPNGTMGHRYSKTGEGKWNLDLEGIEPVLSMDEVSTETTEILLPCFEDPQGTGSILRRGVPSKLVDGHLVTTVYDLMLAQYGVGRPGLPGDWAADYNDASTPYTPAWQEEVTSVPAQACIRIAREFARNAEQSKGRSMIIMGAGICQWFHGDTTYRAILALVMLTGCMGRNGGGWAHYVGQEKCRPVTGWVSLANALDWSRPPRTMIGTGYWYMHTDQWRQDGYSADALKSPLSTGHLDGMHTADALAQSVRLGWMPFYPQFDTNPLDLADAAIAAVAAGEAVDEKTWVAQSLMNRTVNPAIEDIDAPENWPRTLVLWRSNLFGSSAKGNEYFLRNLLGTHNNVMGQDNHESLKPQDVKWHERGPEGKLDFLASADFRMTSTTLLSDVVFPAATWYEKHDLSSTDMHPFVHAFTPAIDPPWETKTDFEMFTLLAEEFSRQSEKHLGTRKDLVSVPLIHDTVGQIAQPGGVVRDWREDGIDGVPGQNMPNFIVVERDYTAIAHKLAAVGPLADKLGFTVKDVNYKLDKALTHLGKVNGVMMGGTAHGRPAIDTDAKFAEAILAFSGTTNGQLAVSGFKELEKRTGVKMVDLAEGSEEKHITFAMTQAGPVPVITSPEWSGSETGGRRYAPFTQNIERLKPFHTLTGRMHFFLDHDWIIDIGEALPIYRPPLDMHKLFGEPKLGPNGDKEIVVRYLTPHSKWSIHSEYQDNLLMLSLSRGGPTVWMSPQDAASIEVKDNEWVECVNTNGVFVGRAVVSHRMPEGVAYIYHAQERTIDVPKSEATGRRGGIHNSVTRLLVKPSHLIGGYAQLTYAFNYLGPTGNQRDNVSTIRRRSQEVQY
- a CDS encoding nitrate/nitrite transporter, producing MAQNKSAVAPAPPPLKGQALNLTLATVASVVGFWAWNVVATLSTHYATTMHLSAGTMGILVAMPIFVGSLGRIVVGAMTDRHGGRALFTFVLVATIPPVLLVALGGSLNSFALVLAAGFLLGVAGTVFAVGIPFVSAWYPPSRRGFATGVFGAGMGGTALAAFLNPRMVKSIGYVPTHLIIAGVLAVMAVLVWTFMKNAPDWKPSTEPVVPKLLEASKLAVTWKMCFLYAVVFGGFVSFATYLPTYLRDVYAFDPSSAGARTAGFAIAAVIARPIGGVLADKIGSKPVVLVSLAGVAVLGWLVALEPAADVQAGPIFVAMAAALGLGTGGVFAWVGALAPDGKVGIVSGIVSAAGGLGGYFPPLIMGMTYNPNAENYKYAIGLSLLVATALAALLFTLFFVKTPVAERKVAVTQ
- the narI gene encoding respiratory nitrate reductase subunit gamma — its product is MDILLWGVLPYVMVVVLVGGSIWRYKYDQFGWTTRSSQLYESRLLRIGSPLFHFGLLAVIAGHFFGLVIPKSWTEAVGMTESLYHFNALFVGTIAGVGTLAGIALLIYRRRKTGPVFMATTKNDKLMYVVLLAAILFGLWTTLASVFFDEHGVTYRDTVSPWFRSLFIFQPDVAAMAAAPTSFHIHTLVGMLLFTIWPFTRLVHAFTAPLHYLFRPYIVYRSRDKGASVAPRDGWSDVGTRDRDTTKR
- the narH gene encoding nitrate reductase subunit beta, with the translated sequence MRVMAQMGMVMNLDKCIGCHTCSVTCKQAWTNRAGVEYVWFNNVETRPGQGYPRRYEDQEKWKGGWELNKRGRLKLKAGGRVKKLFGLFATPLQPELKDYYEPWTYDYKTLIDAPLGDDFPVARPKSLITGKDTKITWSANWDDDLGGTSELGHLDPIVEKVRRESEDKIKFEFEQTFMFYLPRICEHCLNPSCMASCPSGAIYKRVEDGIVLVDQDQCRGWRQCMTGCPYKKIYFNHKTGKAEKCTFCYPRIEVGLPTVCSETCVGRLRYLGLFLYDADAVTAAASVTDPQDLYQAQMDVLLDPNDPEVMAEARKQGIAEDWIVAAQKSPVYALTKVYKLALPLHPEYRTMPMVWYIPPLSPVVDLLREQGHDAENQDVLFGAIDALRIPVEYLAELFTAGDTELVTGVLHKLAAMRAYMRDISLGKDPDESIPASVGMDGATMYEMYRLMAIAKYDERYVIPKAHAEQAHDLEEMGCSLDFDGGPGMGAMGNSPFGEASGRPVPVAVETFNALKDRQTSDSVAGADTLRGRVNLLNWDGNGAPAGLFPQHHATAAGVDTAEGGSGA